The Schistocerca nitens isolate TAMUIC-IGC-003100 chromosome 2, iqSchNite1.1, whole genome shotgun sequence nucleotide sequence AGAGCAGCAGCGGCGCAGCGGGAGGATGCGCGGCCAGCGCCAGGGCCGCCGGTGCTGACGGGTTGCAGACGGCCGGCAAGCTGGTTCTCCACTACCTGCGGCAGGTGGTGTGGGGCTACGCGGAGGGGCAGCGcctcagcagcagcggcggcgacgCGCTCATGGGCACCGTTCTCAGCTTCAGCCCGCGAGAGCGCCGCCCAGTCTACTCGAGCACCGGTTCGataggcgggggcggcggcggcggcggcagtatgGGCGGCAgcatgggcggcggcggcggcggcggcgggggcggcggaggcggctgcGCCGTCAACAACGCCGGCTCCGTCACCGACTTCACGCTCAACAACTACAGCTACGAGCAGCTCAACAACGCCAAGAACCGCGAGAACAAGACCGGCGGCGGCAACAACAACGGCGACAACCCGACGCCCATAGTCGGCTCGCTGCCCAACGGCAACGCCAACGCCACCACCAACCACAACCACATCAACAACAATGAGAACGCGCGCATCATCTCCGAGAAGAACGCCCTCGAGAAGAACTTCAAAAAGCACTCGCTCTTCATCAACGCGCTCAGCTGGAAGCGGTTCTCCACCACCAACAATAACAAGAAAAAGCTGGACAATAAGAACAAGAACTTGACAGCTTTCCGGCAACCGCTGGTGGACAATATCCACCCGCTGGTGGTGGACAAGAATAAGAACCTGCAGAAGGCGGCGGGCATCACCTGCTACTACAACCCTCCGGTGAAGACCCTGAGCGAAGGCAGCAGCTTGCAGCCACGGCCGTCGCTCACCACGACGACCAGCACGGGCACGAGCACCGCGGCGGACGCCGTGCGCGCCAACAACGTCAACAACAACAGCCAGCAGGTGTGCGAGAAGCTGGGCCCCAAGGCGGCGCTGCTCGGCGGGTCGGCGGCGCCAGCGCCACAGCCTCCCGGGCcgccgcaccaccaccaccacagccatcaccaacaccaccaccaccagcaccagccCGTCCCAAAGAAGACGGTCATCCAGGCCTCCACGTCGGAGCTGCTCAAGTGCCTGGGCATCTACCTGCACAACAAGTGCTACCGGCTCAAGGACTTCCAGGCTGGCGACGCCGTCATGTGGCTGCGAACCGTTGATCGCAGCCTCCTGCTGCAGGGATGGCAGGTTAGTCGCCTCCACTCACTTACAGCGCTTCGCGCAAATCGCATTTCGGTACCGCTTCAGTGCGCCCTTACTGCCAAAGTAAGGAACAACAAACGCTCTATAAGGTGCATCTAAAATAGTGACCAGCACTTACCTATGGATTCCTTACCCACAAATAAggaagaaaattacctcaacacaGGTGCCAAAGTAAGGAACAACAAACAttccaccgggtgatcaaaaagtcagtataaatttgaaaactgaataaatcacggaataatgtaaatagagagttacaaattgacacacatgcttggaatgacatgcggttttattagaaccaaaaaaatacaaacgttcaaaaaatggccgacagatggagcttcatctgatcagaatagcaataattagcataacaaagtaagacaaagcaaagatgatgttctttacacgaaatgctcaatatgtccaccatcattcctcaacaatagctgtagtcgaagaataatgttgtgaacagcactgcaaagcatgtccggagttatggtgaggcattggcgtcggatgttgtgtttcagcatccctagagatgtcgatcaatcacgatacacttgcgacttcaggtaaccccaaagccaataatcgcgcggactgaggtctggggaccagggagtccaagcatgacgaaagtgacggctgagcacacgatcatcaccaaacgacgcgcacaagagacctttcacgcgtctagcaatattttttttgttctaataaaaccccatgtcattccaagaatgtgtgtcaatttttacctctctatctacattattccgtggtttattaagttttcaaacttatactgactttttgatcacccggtataaggtGCACCTAAAATAGTGATCAGCACTTAcccaaaaataagaaagaaaattacctcaacacaGTTGCGGAAATGCTTGTCTTCCTACCTGTAGGTCAGTCAGTATTATCATATCACTTCCATCTGTGTTTCAGTTAACTCTTGAAAGTTCATTAACTGCCGTACTGGCGGATTAAAATAGTGAGCCACATAAGGAAATTGgctttcacaggaaatgctcttaCTGACTGAGCCACCCACGTATGACTCACGAACCGCCCTCACCACTTCCCATTTGTCAGCACGTCTCACCTACTTCCCTGTGATAACAGGGTTTAGGTGGATGACGTACTACTTAATGTACGATAACTCTGCTTTAACCTTAGATCACTCAGTGGATAGTCATGTATGGATCATCTCAATGGGCTCTGCGTTCATTTGACTTCATATCCATCACAAACATTTCTATGGTTAGGTGTCAAACTGATGATTTAAATGAGATATCAGTGATAATGCTTCTCTTCGTGCGCGAGTTACGGAAGCATAAGAGGAGGTTCGTGTTAAGTGGTGGTAAGCTTAAGCCTGTACACAGTGCTACTGTAAGCACGTAAGCAATTAGTGTGAGATGCTGTGAACCATTTTCCAAGTTCAGCACGTGACGCTTGTGGGTATCAGTTGCGTGAAATGATACAATGTACGTGACAGTCTCATAAATCGGAAGCTAAGCATTTAATAACCTACAATGATGAGTACGTTGTTCTTCTTATTATTTAATGATGCTTTTGACCCCCATTGTTGTCCACTATTTTCCATATGTCGGGTCAAAGCGGAGTCGTAATATCTTAGCGCAAATGCCGTCAGTAGTTATTCCAAAGTCTGCTACATTTTCTTTATAGAAGCAGCAGATTTATGTCAATGTAGCGGTCATTTTTTACCTACACAGTAAAAATTGTCGTTTCAGTTAGGTTTGTATGTGATAGTCAGACAGCTAAAACTTGCTGGAGGCTTACGATGCTACAGGGAGATCAACACTGATGGTTTTGTACCTTCGCTTCCTTGTGGACTCACTACAGAACTGTCCACATACTGTATGCTCGCACCCTAATCGTGTTTTCTATACTTGTTACCACAAGCTTCGTTGGCTGCAGAATTCAAATTCTTTCCGGTTTCACATTTGAACTCATTCATAATAAGGTTCGCgattgttttataaatatttcacacGAAAGGCGAAGTAAAACTGGTGCAAGTCTACTGATTTGATTTGCCTCTACGACTCACTTATTGGTATCACTGTTTTCTCTTATCCAAGTAGTTACATTGTCTACTTTGAAGTAGCAATGTCAGAGTTCAGTTTTCTATCGACGTTGAGCTTAGTGGAGAAAGAAGACTAGTTTATTTGAGAATGATCCACGTAGATATTTTAAGAAATCGTCCTCGTACTCGTCTGTATTGACTAAGAGAAAACACTGGAAACATAATAATAGTGGTCTGAGGCCTTTTTACACCCAGTCATCCAGAATACTTGTCGTATGACAGAACACTTGGTCGGTTCTGTATCAAGGGCGTTAACATTCTATTGTATAAAACTTACTATGAGCATCGTACAAGGAAACTGTGCATCGCCAAGTGTAATTCATTTATTGAGCTAAGCGCTCTTACTTTTGGTAAACAGATCCAAAGATTTGCTGGTAATAGTCCACCTGCTTCTTATTCGTGCTACTTGCTTTTAAAAGCTTTCGCTTTTTTAGATGCTTCGCCTTACTCCATTTTTGTTATCCGAATGAAAGATGGGAAGGGAATAATGTGTTCTGAAGTAGAGACTGAATTAGCTAAAATCCTCAGAAAATTTATTGTAGACAAGACGAGCATCATCGAGTAATAAACGTCAAAAGTGGATTACTTTCTGGTTAGTAGGTGTTCGTACTGGTGCAAAACTGCTGATTGTTGACATGGTGACTGTACTGAATACGTGGCTTTATACATCTTATCTAACACACTCATATTATCACAATAAATCTTTCACCACTCATGTAGTAATATCAAATACAAGTACCCGCCAACCGATTATACATAACACTTTCTCGTTATTTCCTTAAGGTTTCAAAAGGCGTATATCTTCCAGGAATAATTAAACAGTATCACATTAAAGTCTAATCCAATACACGTTTCTTTTTCCCGGTCCAGGAcgtgtattaatttttatttttaatgcttttTCCCACGATGTAGTTCAAATTACAGGATGTTCATAAGACTTCGTGCTGTGTCGTGTTGTTTTGGCGCATCATCTGATTATCTTTGTTTAAAAAAGATCCATGGCATGTAGGAAGTCTTGAAGCATATATTGGAATCTGATACTCACGTAAAAGCAATTGGCATCTCATGTTATACTCtgacaaagaaaaaaaacattttgcaAGCTTTAGGATTTCCTTTAATGTCTGTCAGTGTTTATTATGAAATGAAACGTCGGTTCGCAGTaggaaaaattctgaaaaatgtcaCAACTGCCTTGGTGCATTTTTAGCAACACCAGTTTCGATTACTGACTGAATTTTCTAGCGTTGTTCGAGCATTCTAGAAACATTTTAACATGACTATTCACAAACCGAAACCGGCATTCCCAAGAAACTACGGAGCACCTTCAGCTGCTGTTACATTACCATGACATCGTCAAGTGAATACTACCGGAGATATCTTTTCTGTTGATTACTCACTGGGTTTGCCAAGATATTTGACTTTGCATGTTGATCTTCCGTGTTTACATCTTATATATGAGATCATGCGCACCTGTGATGAAACTCAAACACAATTCTTAAACAATCGAGGTCATCCTCAGATGGCTTCCTTTGTCTTAAAAGCTTGCTTGGAATGTCTAAGGCATGTGTGGCTGCTTATATTGGCAAGAAATTACAAGGAAAATCGTAGTACTCACTGCACTCGAAATCGGAGGTGCCCGAAACAGATCGTCTGCTCCGTTTATCATGTGAGCCACTGTATGCTTTAAAAGCTGAAAGTGTAAATAATCTTTCTCAACCACTGCAGTGCGTATTTATCTGAACAGCACTTGTAAAGGTTTGTGGCACTCTTTTCTTCGAGGAATTTCTCGCAGTGGGAGATAAGAACCGAGAGCGCCATCTTGTTGTGGTCGTTCGCCCATCTTATCTGCACATGGCGTAACTCACTTCTGTTGACTGTGGCAGCAAACTGGCTCCTGTGGTGTAGATAAACCGCTGCAGTCCAGCAAACGCGATTTCCAGCTGAAATTCCTGCGTAAATACATCCTCAGTGACCAGTAACAGTGACATGTGATAAAACCGGTACTACCAAATCGTTACTAGCAGAAAAAGTATCTTTCGAACAACCACGTATCGAACCTTCCACCTCTGTGTATCTAATTTGGCACTGGCCGCCAGAAAAGAATACCAGAAGCAGCTTATGTAACGTTGGATGTAGGATGTAGAGTACCTCTCAGTACTAGATGTCGGTGGACATGATTTTGCGAACATCGCCTTCAGTGTTGGTGACTTACATTCTAATACCTAAAATGTTCTCACATAACAATGAAAGATCGGACCTAATAAAGAAATTATAGCCTAGTATGTGTATGGGTACTGTAAATCGAAATCTTTGACAGTAACGTGGCGAAAATAGCTCGAGAACGCGTTTTCCAACCATTTCACTTAATACCTTCAACCACACTCAAGCCAGAAGCTGATAAACCTGGAGCGAACGCAGGCTCTGAGTTCGTAAATCATGGCCTTAAaggtaaaattacttttatttttaaagaagGTAATGAGTCGAGAAATGGAAGATACTGTCAGGTACACGTGCAGAACATACTCGAACACGTTGTGAAAACTGAACTATATGAGACATTGGACCCAAATACGTTAAGTTTTATGCTCGTATAACTTGTACTTCCTATCTGATCATATATGAATGCTCAAACGCTAGACAAATTCTCTCTTAAACAGCGGTTTCAGTGTCTAGTGTAGGTTCCTCTAGCTACAAAACGTTGTTACAATCGTGCACTTTCAAGTCAGTAACGGATGTTATCTTGGGAGATAATATCCCAAGTTACTTTTACGTGTAGTCGAAGTCTCTCGAGGGCTGTTGTTAGTAATACAGAGCTGTCCTATCATGTTCCATATGTGATCAATGAAGGACGGATCAGATGGCGGTACTAGCCTTGTAAGTTTCTTAGACAATGTGCCAGTAATTGCAAATAGTTTGCGTGGACGCTTGATCTTCCTGGAAGAGTCTGTCTCACTAATtatatgcatgttgttgttgttgtggtcttcagtcctgagactggtttgatgcagctctccatgctactctatcctgtgcaagcttcttcatctcccagtacctactgctacctacatccttctgaatctgcttagtgtattgatctcttggtctccctctacgatttttaccctccacgctgccctccaatgctaaatttgtgatcccttgatgcctcaaaacatgtcctaccaaccgatcccttcttctagtcaagttcagaaacgacttcctgacacttaaatctatactcaacgttatcaaatttttcttcttcagaaacgatttccttgccattgccagtctacattttatatcctctctacttcgaccatcatcagttattttgctccctaaatagcaaaactcctttactactttaagtgtctcatttcctaatctaatcccctctgcatcacccgatttaatttgactacattccattatcctcgttttgcttttgtttatgttcatcttatatcctcctttcaagacaccgtccattccgttcaactgctcttccaagtcttttgctgtctctgacagaattacaatgtcatcggcgaacctcaaagtttttacttcttctccatgaattttaatacctactccgaatttttcttttgtttcctttactgcttgctcaatatacagattgaataacatcggggagaggctacaaccctgtctcactcctttcccaaccactgcttccctttcatgcccctcgactcttataactgccatctggtttccgtacaaattgtaaatagcctttcgctccctgtattttacccctgccacctttagaatttgaaagagagtattccagttaatgttgtcaaaagcataTGCATATCACAGTAAAATGTGGTAGATGGTGTTGTTTATGTGTTCTGTAAGGTTCCATCAACAAGTAGCAGAGGTGCACAGTAATGTTAGACTATAACTGCTCATACCCTAACGGCCATCATCAGTCCCGCGTGTATCTGCATGCCACTCTACGACAATCCTCTCTCATCTGGTTCATAGATTACGCGAACAGCATTAATGATACAAACATCACGAAATGCAAATTGGCGCGACTCGTCCCTTCAGTTGCGTCTTCCACTAACCCACTGGAGAAGAAATGAGGCATTGGTTCCCATGCTCGTGATCCTAATTCCAGCAGACGTTTCTTGAGTATCCGAACTGACTCTCTGGAAGCACTACTGCTGCTAATTTTTGGTACGGTCGCCTTGTCAACAGCAATGGCTACTCGCCTGACGCAGGGGAGTGGGTGTGAAATGGTAGACTGTTGACGTCCACTTCCAAGAGAGTGACCGTAATTTTGCAGCCCCGCTGGAACAGCTGTAGCATCactgctatataaatgaaatctctTGCCTTTGTAAGTGGTGGGCCAAAAGCGAGTGCCCTTCGTAACGCATTTTGAAGACGTTAAGGTAATCTTGTTTGTTTATGATACTTGTACATACAAACACCAGAGCGCACTGCTATTAAATCAGACATCTCTTACATTGTT carries:
- the LOC126237404 gene encoding cyclin-dependent kinase 5 activator 2 — protein: MGTVLSFSPRERRPVYSSTGSIGGGGGGGGSMGGSMGGGGGGGGGGGGGCAVNNAGSVTDFTLNNYSYEQLNNAKNRENKTGGGNNNGDNPTPIVGSLPNGNANATTNHNHINNNENARIISEKNALEKNFKKHSLFINALSWKRFSTTNNNKKKLDNKNKNLTAFRQPLVDNIHPLVVDKNKNLQKAAGITCYYNPPVKTLSEGSSLQPRPSLTTTTSTGTSTAADAVRANNVNNNSQQVCEKLGPKAALLGGSAAPAPQPPGPPHHHHHSHHQHHHHQHQPVPKKTVIQASTSELLKCLGIYLHNKCYRLKDFQAGDAVMWLRTVDRSLLLQGWQDVAFINPANVVFVYMLVRDLVTEENLSCEHELQAVVLTCLYLSYSYMGNEISYPLKPFLVEDDKERFWDRCLLIVNRLSRNMLRINAEPGFFTEIFTELKACGAQVQQQQQQQQQLQEPTPPPPPPPPPPPPPALNASVVQLQKQQQQQQQQQQQQQQQQQQQKQHHHHQQQQQSKQCQQQQHPEGGGPVALPATA